A window from Bacillota bacterium encodes these proteins:
- a CDS encoding diaminopimelate epimerase, with amino-acid sequence MAGSGATKTAFVKMHGIGNDFVIFDLTTPGAPIDLDATRWGDAARRLCDRHKGVGADGIVLILPSERADVRMRIFNSDGSEAEMCGNASRCVAVYARGAGLVSGPTVSIEARKACVRAEVVEAGEFAGQVRVDMGLPSFRPEDVPVLAAGSAVVGRSDVLTVADFEITCVSMGNPHCVIFVPDVAGVDLDRLGPAIEHDPAFPNRTNVEFVQVNGANDLIVRVWERGAGATLACGTGACASLVAAAERGYSARSARVHLPGGTLFIEWSRDGHVLMTGPATRVFSGIIDDIEEWLK; translated from the coding sequence ATGGCCGGGTCCGGCGCGACGAAGACCGCATTCGTGAAGATGCACGGTATCGGAAACGATTTTGTCATTTTCGATCTCACAACGCCTGGCGCACCCATCGACCTGGACGCGACCCGGTGGGGCGACGCGGCACGCAGGCTGTGCGACAGGCACAAAGGCGTGGGCGCGGACGGGATCGTTCTCATTTTGCCGTCGGAGCGCGCGGACGTCCGGATGCGCATTTTCAACAGCGACGGGAGCGAGGCCGAGATGTGCGGCAACGCATCCCGCTGCGTGGCCGTGTACGCGCGCGGCGCCGGGCTGGTTTCGGGTCCGACCGTCTCGATAGAAGCCAGGAAAGCGTGCGTGCGCGCAGAGGTCGTGGAGGCCGGGGAATTCGCGGGCCAGGTCCGGGTGGACATGGGCCTCCCAAGCTTCCGTCCGGAGGATGTCCCCGTGCTGGCAGCGGGTTCGGCCGTCGTGGGCAGGAGCGACGTCCTCACCGTAGCGGACTTCGAGATCACCTGCGTTTCCATGGGAAATCCGCATTGCGTGATATTCGTGCCTGACGTGGCTGGCGTCGACCTGGACCGCCTCGGCCCGGCCATCGAACACGACCCTGCTTTCCCAAACAGGACCAACGTGGAATTCGTGCAGGTAAACGGCGCAAACGACCTCATCGTCCGCGTGTGGGAGAGGGGCGCCGGGGCGACGCTCGCATGCGGCACGGGAGCGTGCGCGTCCCTCGTTGCTGCTGCGGAACGCGGGTATTCCGCGAGGTCAGCGCGGGTGCACCTGCCGGGTGGGACTCTCTTCATCGAATGGAGCCGTGACGGCCACGTGTTAATGACCGGGCCCGCGACACGAGTATTCAGCGGAATCATCGACGACATCGAGGAGTGGTTGAAGTGA
- a CDS encoding GntP family permease, protein MPSGTQMIVGLIIGVAALVYLILRTKIHAFLALIIAAALVGLIGGMGPKDVATAITTGFGNTLASIGIVIGFGVMMGRVLEVSGAAERMAKTFLRYLGRDKEEWALAATGYVVSIPIFCDSGFVILAPIAKALSSRTGKSVVALGVSLAVGLVATHHAVPPTPGPLAVAGIFGVDVGLMILWGLVFAAPVTIAGVIYAKWLGRRIVQVPTPDGLGWQRLPAGSKPAQVAETVAASDDEARLPGTAISFAPVVVPVILILLNTVLTAAKAAGPVANFLVFLGNPVIAVAIGLIIAVYGLMGQAPRKDVLRRCEEGVASAGIIILVTGAGGSLGQVLRSSGVGDFIAQQIANSGLPAVILPFAVATLVRLVQGSGTVAMITSASITAPILANLNVNPVLAAQAAAMGAMVLSYFNDSYFWVVNRLLGIEDVKEQIMTWSVPTTIGWAVSFLTIVVASFFF, encoded by the coding sequence ATGCCTTCGGGAACCCAGATGATTGTCGGTCTCATCATCGGCGTTGCTGCGTTGGTCTATCTCATTTTGCGGACGAAGATCCACGCGTTTCTCGCCCTTATCATCGCCGCTGCACTGGTGGGCCTCATCGGCGGGATGGGTCCCAAGGACGTGGCAACGGCGATCACCACCGGCTTCGGCAACACCCTTGCTAGCATAGGCATCGTCATCGGTTTCGGCGTGATGATGGGCCGAGTGCTCGAGGTGTCTGGAGCGGCAGAGAGAATGGCCAAGACTTTCTTGAGGTACTTGGGCCGTGACAAGGAAGAGTGGGCCCTGGCGGCGACGGGTTACGTCGTCTCCATCCCCATCTTCTGCGATTCCGGCTTCGTGATCCTGGCACCCATCGCGAAAGCCCTTTCCAGCCGCACAGGCAAATCTGTGGTAGCCCTCGGGGTGTCGCTTGCGGTAGGGCTCGTCGCAACTCACCACGCCGTGCCGCCGACTCCGGGTCCACTGGCGGTGGCGGGCATCTTCGGAGTGGACGTCGGCCTGATGATCCTGTGGGGGCTCGTCTTCGCGGCGCCGGTCACCATCGCGGGAGTCATATACGCCAAGTGGCTCGGACGCAGGATAGTGCAGGTGCCGACCCCGGATGGTCTCGGCTGGCAGCGTCTTCCCGCCGGATCCAAGCCCGCCCAAGTCGCGGAGACCGTGGCGGCAAGCGACGACGAGGCACGGCTGCCGGGGACTGCCATCTCCTTTGCCCCCGTCGTGGTCCCGGTCATCCTGATCCTTCTCAATACAGTCTTGACCGCAGCCAAGGCCGCCGGTCCGGTGGCAAACTTCCTCGTTTTCCTGGGTAACCCCGTGATAGCGGTGGCGATCGGACTCATCATCGCGGTTTATGGTCTGATGGGCCAGGCCCCTCGCAAGGACGTGCTCAGGCGGTGCGAGGAAGGAGTGGCCTCGGCTGGGATCATCATCTTGGTGACCGGCGCAGGCGGGTCGCTCGGCCAGGTCCTCAGGTCCAGCGGCGTAGGCGACTTCATAGCCCAACAGATCGCGAACTCAGGGTTGCCGGCTGTGATCCTCCCGTTTGCCGTTGCGACCCTGGTGCGGCTGGTCCAGGGAAGCGGCACCGTCGCCATGATCACCTCTGCGTCCATAACAGCGCCTATCCTGGCCAACCTGAACGTCAACCCGGTGCTGGCGGCGCAGGCTGCCGCGATGGGCGCCATGGTTCTCTCCTACTTCAACGACAGTTACTTCTGGGTAGTCAATAGGCTCCTAGGCATCGAAGATGTCAAGGAGCAGATAATGACGTGGTCTGTGCCCACGACGATCGGCTGGGCCGTGTCGTTCCTCACGATAGTCGTTGCAAGCTTCTTCTTCTAG
- a CDS encoding four-carbon acid sugar kinase family protein: MVKLFAVADDLTGANATGALLTLQGLRVATLRPEGLGKLPALSEYDAVIVSSNSRALPADEAYARVRACFSSFARMAGEGASHFSKRIDTTLRGNVAVEIDAALDELTDAELAVVVPAFPKSDRITVGGYQLVDGVPLEKTSVARDPRTPVSQSHVPTLIQDGTRRKVASIPLGDVLRGSERVLERLSEARSSGAKIVVVDAATDDEIDVIASAVSRLPFQVLLVDPGAFTASVVLASREVAPPTDVTPVSGPVRGQGRVALVVVGSATPLTRAQIKRLAETLPTVTVPVNARALAVGDPLSFDSVVAQATAKVLDAISARGPQDVAIIVTSSSSQEDTLDLASLDREMDRAAGTAATNLASGLGRIARTALESSRGAVCGLYVTGGDTTLAVLEEVGAAGIEINTEVLPLAASGTLIGGRHEGLRLVTKGGLVGGEDAAVRCVRHLLEHGGESRE, encoded by the coding sequence ATGGTCAAGCTCTTCGCTGTCGCCGACGACCTCACCGGGGCAAACGCCACCGGAGCCCTCCTCACCCTTCAAGGCCTGCGCGTCGCCACGTTGAGACCTGAAGGGCTTGGAAAGCTCCCGGCGTTGTCCGAGTACGATGCGGTGATCGTCTCTTCCAACAGCCGTGCGCTGCCGGCGGACGAAGCGTACGCACGAGTCCGCGCGTGCTTCAGCAGCTTCGCCCGGATGGCGGGCGAGGGCGCGTCACACTTCAGCAAGAGGATAGACACTACACTCCGAGGCAACGTAGCCGTCGAGATCGATGCAGCGCTGGACGAGCTGACCGACGCGGAGCTGGCGGTGGTGGTTCCCGCCTTTCCAAAGTCGGACCGTATCACCGTTGGCGGTTACCAGCTGGTCGACGGCGTGCCCCTCGAGAAGACGTCCGTGGCGCGCGATCCGCGCACGCCTGTCTCGCAATCCCACGTCCCGACCCTCATCCAGGATGGTACACGCCGCAAGGTCGCAAGCATCCCGCTGGGTGATGTCTTGCGCGGCTCGGAACGTGTCCTCGAGCGTCTCTCCGAGGCCCGCTCGTCTGGCGCGAAGATAGTGGTGGTCGATGCCGCGACCGACGATGAGATCGATGTGATCGCGAGCGCCGTATCACGCCTTCCCTTTCAGGTGTTGTTGGTTGACCCCGGCGCGTTCACGGCCTCGGTCGTGCTGGCATCCCGTGAAGTCGCTCCGCCCACCGACGTGACGCCCGTTTCCGGGCCGGTGCGAGGGCAGGGACGCGTGGCGCTCGTAGTCGTGGGTAGCGCGACCCCGCTCACGCGCGCCCAGATAAAACGCCTAGCGGAAACGCTGCCTACCGTGACGGTGCCGGTGAACGCCAGGGCTCTCGCCGTCGGAGACCCTCTCTCCTTCGACAGCGTAGTCGCGCAGGCCACAGCGAAGGTGCTCGACGCCATATCGGCGAGAGGACCGCAGGACGTGGCGATCATTGTCACATCGTCCTCTTCCCAGGAGGATACCCTCGATTTGGCCTCCCTGGACAGGGAGATGGACCGGGCCGCTGGCACGGCGGCCACGAACCTCGCCTCCGGCCTTGGCCGCATTGCGAGGACGGCTCTCGAGAGCTCGAGGGGCGCAGTGTGCGGGTTATATGTGACAGGGGGCGATACCACGCTTGCCGTCCTCGAGGAGGTAGGCGCCGCTGGCATCGAGATCAACACGGAAGTGCTGCCCCTCGCCGCCTCCGGAACCCTCATCGGCGGACGACACGAGGGCCTGAGACTCGTCACCAAAGGCGGCCTCGTTGGAGGGGAGGATGCCGCGGTCCGGTGCGTCCGCCACCTCCTCGAGCATGGCGGTGAGAGCAGGGAATGA
- a CDS encoding GTP-binding protein HSR1 yields the protein MKRCVVVGRPNVGKTLLVLRLAEHLKVRTVEVAFCEPHGRRESKTYPLDAAIRELVGQNPHQTRCLQSIVVAVPAAKGRKVVEIVDTTGLVDYIHENPQVRKAMAQTLEVLRPADLIIHVIDAAEAGRDGRADPPVGTIDRQLADFAGSRGGYFIVANKMDLPGASHGLARLRRLFSAYTVIPVSAAAKTGLQEVKRHVLRNL from the coding sequence ATGAAGCGCTGCGTGGTCGTGGGCAGGCCGAACGTGGGCAAAACCCTCCTCGTCCTACGTCTTGCGGAGCACCTCAAGGTCCGGACCGTCGAGGTCGCGTTTTGTGAGCCGCACGGGCGCAGGGAGTCGAAGACATACCCCCTCGATGCCGCTATTCGTGAGTTAGTCGGGCAGAATCCGCACCAAACCAGGTGCCTGCAATCGATAGTGGTTGCGGTCCCGGCGGCAAAGGGACGCAAGGTTGTGGAGATCGTGGACACCACGGGGCTGGTTGACTACATACACGAGAACCCCCAGGTCCGAAAGGCCATGGCCCAGACTTTGGAGGTGTTGCGTCCCGCTGATCTCATTATCCATGTGATCGACGCGGCCGAGGCCGGACGCGACGGGCGGGCCGACCCTCCCGTTGGAACTATCGACCGGCAGCTCGCCGATTTCGCGGGCTCCAGGGGAGGGTACTTCATAGTGGCGAACAAGATGGACCTTCCGGGTGCGTCGCACGGCCTTGCCCGACTTCGACGTCTCTTCTCGGCCTATACCGTCATCCCGGTTTCGGCCGCTGCGAAAACTGGCTTACAGGAGGTGAAGCGGCATGTTCTCCGCAATCTCTGA
- the pdxA gene encoding 4-hydroxythreonine-4-phosphate dehydrogenase PdxA produces MAIQPTSGEKPMVGITMGDPAGVGPEIVVKALASGELYDVCRPVVIGVPAFLERAASIVGARVRLNTVEAPAQGCFRPGTIDVVAPLRGGAAPPTVEFGKVQAGAGEIAYECIKLSVELGLAKAIDAVATAPINKESIRAAGIPFIGHTEMYTTMTGAPFALTMFTVRNLRVFFLTRHLPLIDAIRAVTKERVHEALRQIANAMADLGFSRPRIAVAGLNPHSGEGGLFGDEEVREISPAIELARADGIDAVGPIGADSVFHLGLEGKWDAILSLYHDQGHIATKTLDFERTISVTLGLPFLRTSVDHGTAFDIAGRGVASAVSMEEAIRVAARYSRAKRA; encoded by the coding sequence ATGGCTATTCAACCGACATCAGGCGAGAAGCCCATGGTAGGGATAACCATGGGGGACCCGGCGGGCGTGGGGCCGGAGATCGTGGTCAAGGCCCTCGCCAGTGGCGAGCTATATGATGTGTGCCGACCCGTGGTCATCGGCGTGCCCGCTTTTCTCGAGCGGGCGGCCTCCATCGTGGGGGCGCGCGTGCGGCTAAACACAGTCGAGGCGCCAGCTCAAGGCTGTTTCAGGCCGGGGACTATCGACGTGGTGGCGCCCCTCCGAGGCGGGGCCGCACCACCCACGGTTGAGTTCGGCAAGGTCCAGGCTGGCGCGGGCGAGATAGCGTACGAGTGCATCAAGCTGTCCGTTGAGCTCGGCCTCGCCAAGGCCATCGACGCTGTGGCCACCGCTCCGATAAACAAGGAGTCGATCAGGGCCGCAGGAATACCGTTCATAGGGCACACCGAGATGTACACGACGATGACAGGCGCTCCATTCGCTCTCACCATGTTCACCGTGAGAAACCTCCGCGTGTTCTTCCTCACGCGTCACCTCCCGCTCATCGATGCGATCCGTGCGGTCACAAAGGAGCGGGTGCATGAGGCCCTGAGACAAATCGCGAACGCCATGGCTGACCTAGGGTTCTCGCGGCCGAGGATCGCGGTCGCAGGGCTCAACCCGCACTCTGGTGAGGGCGGTCTTTTCGGCGATGAAGAGGTGCGAGAGATCTCTCCCGCGATTGAGCTCGCACGGGCGGATGGCATAGACGCAGTCGGCCCGATAGGCGCTGATTCAGTGTTCCACCTGGGCCTAGAGGGCAAGTGGGACGCCATCCTGTCCCTCTACCACGACCAGGGTCACATAGCAACCAAGACGCTGGATTTCGAGAGGACCATCAGCGTTACCCTGGGTCTGCCATTCCTTCGGACATCAGTCGACCACGGGACCGCATTTGACATAGCGGGTCGAGGCGTGGCCAGCGCTGTCAGCATGGAGGAGGCGATACGGGTAGCTGCACGGTATTCACGGGCGAAAAGGGCGTAA
- a CDS encoding AAA family ATPase — protein MLALEPKNPDFVLAGIEEGKLTPAEALRLLKCAGEHGREGSAVRQRSAGEAATFPGAGTDPAAGGPGPGSAGPAGADWRLKEALAELDALIGLDKVKALVREIVAYVRIQQIRAARQLTCEPLVLHMIFSGNPGTGKTTCARLFGKIFREMGVLEKGHLVERERADLVGEYIGHTAQKTREQIKKALGGILFIDEAYSLARGGEKDFGKEAIDTLVKGMEDFRDRFIVILAGYRDEMTTFINANPGIKSRFPIHIEFPDYTTEELLRIADLMLKKRDYRLDVAARARLEAILSRRTGPGNEHSGNARLVRNLIERAIRRQALRLVEKPNLSREELMIIRREDIADDF, from the coding sequence ATGCTTGCTCTCGAGCCCAAAAACCCGGACTTCGTCCTTGCCGGCATTGAAGAGGGGAAACTCACCCCCGCGGAAGCGCTCCGGCTCCTCAAGTGCGCGGGCGAGCACGGTCGGGAAGGATCCGCCGTGCGGCAACGAAGCGCAGGAGAAGCGGCCACCTTCCCCGGCGCGGGCACGGACCCCGCCGCGGGCGGACCGGGACCGGGCAGCGCAGGCCCGGCCGGGGCGGACTGGCGCCTGAAGGAGGCGCTTGCGGAGCTCGATGCCCTCATCGGCCTCGACAAGGTGAAGGCCCTGGTGCGCGAGATCGTCGCGTACGTCAGAATCCAGCAGATCCGTGCCGCGCGCCAGCTAACGTGCGAACCCCTCGTCCTCCACATGATATTCAGCGGTAACCCCGGAACGGGCAAGACCACGTGCGCACGCCTGTTCGGCAAGATCTTCCGGGAGATGGGCGTGCTTGAGAAGGGGCACCTCGTGGAGAGGGAGCGGGCGGACCTCGTGGGAGAGTATATCGGGCACACCGCGCAGAAGACACGCGAGCAGATTAAGAAAGCCCTCGGCGGAATACTGTTTATCGATGAAGCGTACTCGCTGGCGCGCGGAGGCGAGAAGGACTTCGGCAAGGAAGCCATCGATACCCTGGTAAAGGGCATGGAGGACTTCAGGGACAGGTTCATTGTCATACTCGCCGGCTACCGCGACGAGATGACGACCTTCATCAACGCAAACCCTGGGATAAAATCGCGCTTCCCGATCCACATAGAGTTTCCCGACTACACCACCGAGGAGCTCTTGCGCATAGCCGACCTCATGCTGAAGAAGAGGGACTATCGCCTCGACGTGGCTGCCCGCGCGAGGCTGGAAGCCATTCTAAGCAGAAGGACCGGCCCGGGAAACGAGCACTCGGGGAACGCCAGGCTCGTGCGTAACCTGATCGAACGAGCGATCAGGCGCCAAGCGCTACGTCTGGTAGAAAAGCCGAACCTGTCGCGCGAAGAACTCATGATCATCCGAAGGGAAGACATCGCCGACGACTTCTGA